The genomic interval AAATAAATTTCGATAGTCCTTTGTGGTTCCGCTGGCGGCTAGATCAGCGCGTTATTTCCTCAAGAGAAGCTCCTATCGAAGTTCATTATGAACCGTTGGGTATCTATCATGAGATTTATGGTCATTATATAGTAGTAAGAAGTATAAAAAAACAAATTCGTTGTATATACATTCGAACTACTGTTGGTCATATTTCTTTTTATCGAGAAATCGAAGAAGCTATACAAGGTTTTTGTCGAGCCCATTTATATAGTATCTAGTTAAGTCAATTTCTGATGCGGATTTGAATTCAAGGATCAATTAGGATCGGGTAGCATCTTAGTTTTTAAAATAAACTTCTACACGAATCAACATAAGCAAAGAAGCGAAGTTTTCAAACCATTGACTAAAACCCATTGTTGAACTTAATCCCACTGAGCAGAATATGGAGGTACTTATGGGAGAACGGGCTGATCTGGTCTTTCACAATAAAGTAATCGGTGGAACTGCCATTAAGCGACTTATTAGTAGATTAATAGATCACTTCGGAATGGCATATACATCACATATACTGGATCAAGTAAAAACTTTGGGGTTCCGGCAAGCTACTGTTACATCCATTTCCTTAGGGGTCGACGATCTTTTAACCATACCGTCTAAGGGGTGGCTTGTTCAAGATGCTGAACAACAAAGTTTTATTTTGGAAAAACACCATCATTATGGAAATGTACATGCAGTAGAAAAATTACGCCAATCCATTGAGATATGGTATGCTACAAGTGAATATTTACGACAAGAAATGAGTCCCAATTTTAGGATGACCGACCCCCTAAATCCAGTTCATATAATGTCTTTCTCAGGCGCTAGAGGAAATGCATCTCAAGTACACCAATTAGTGGGTATGAGAGGATTAATGTCAGATCCACAAGGACAAATGATTGATTTACCCATTCAAAGCAATTTACGCGAGGGACTCTCTTTAACAGAATATATAATTTCTTGTTACGGAGCCCGTAAAGGGGTTGTGGATACTGCTGTACGAACATCAGATGCTGGATATCTTACTCGCAGACTTGTTGAAGTAGTTCAGCACATTGTTGTACGACGGGTGGATTGTGGTACCATTCGAGGAATTTCTATAAATACCCAGAATGAAATAATGCCAGAAAGAATTTTGATACAAACATTAATTGGTCGTGTATTAGCAGACAATATATATATAGGTTCGCGATGTATTGCCATTCGAAATCAAGATATTGGGATTGGACTAATCAATCGTTTAATAAATTTTCAAACACAATCAATATCTATTCGAACCCCTTTTACTTGTAGGAATACATCTTGGATCTGTCGATTGTGTTATGGGCGGAGTCCTACTCATGGAAACTTGGTGGAATTAGGCGAAGCTGTAGGTATTATTGCGGGCCAATCGATTGGAGAACCTGGTACTCAACTAACATTAAGAACTTTTCATACAGGTGGAGTATTCACAGGAGGTACTGCAGAACACGTGCGAGCTCCGTCTAATGGAAAAATAAGATTCAATCAAGATTTGGTTTATCCCACGCGTACACGTCACGGTCATCCTGCTTTTTTATCTTATATAGACTTATATGTAACTATTGAAAGTGATGACATTCTACATAATGTTAGAATTCCACCGAAAAGCTTTTTATTAGTTCAAAATAATCAATACGTAGAATCAGAGCAAGTGATTGCCGAGATTCGCGCGGGAACATACACTTTAAATTTGAAGGAAAAAGTTCGAAAATATATTTATTCTAACTCACAGGGAGAAATGCATTGGAGTACTGATGTATATCATGCATCTGAATTTAATGGGGGTAACATACATATCTTACCAAAGACAAGTCATTTATGGATATTATCGGGAAAGTCGTGTAAGTGGAGTGACTTATCTTTTTCACTCTTCAAGGATCAAGACCAAATGCACACCCATTCTCGTTCTCTTGGAGAAAAAGCTATTTCTAACTCTTTTTTAAATAATGATTTTGTCGAAAATAACCTAAATCTAGTAAGACATAAATTGTTTAGTTCAAAACCTTACGCTAAATCAGGATTCAATTCAATTCTATATAATTCTCATTTTAGACATCCTATTATTTCCCCGATAACTTCAGATTTATTGGCAAAAAGGCGACGAAATAGATTCATCATGCCATTTCCATTCCAATCGATTGAAGACCCTGACAAACAATTAACGTCTTCTTCCGATATCTCGATTGAAATACCTGTGAATGGTATTTTTCGTAGAAATAGTATCCTTGCTCATTTCGACGATCCTCAATATAGAACACAAAATTCGGGAATTCCGAAATATAAGACTATTGGAACCCCCCCTCTTTTTAAAAAAGAGGATTTAATTGAATATGAAGGAGTCAAAGAATGTAAACCAAAATACCAAATCAAAGTAGAGCGATTTTTTTTCATTCCCGAAGAAGTGCATCTTTTATCCGAACTTTCTTCCATAATGGTAAGGAACAACAGTATTATTGAAACAAATACACCAATCACTTTTAATATAAAAAGTCGAGTAGGCGGATTGGTGCGAATGGAGAAGAAAAAAAAAAAGATTGAATTACAAATATTTTCTGGGGATATCCATTTTCCTGGCGAAATGGATAAGGTATACCGACACAGTGGTATTTTGATACAACCCGAAAGGTTAAAAAAAGATTCAAAGGAATCAAAAAAAATTAAAAATTGGATCTCTGTCCAATGGATCACAATTATCAAGAAAAAGTATTTTGTTTTGGTTCGACCTGTAATTCTATATGAAATTACAAACGGTATCAATTTAGTCAAACTTTTTCCACAAGATCTGTTCCGGGAAAGGGATAATTTGGAGCTTAAAGCTCTCAATTATATTCTTTATGGAAATGGGAAATCAATTCGTAAAATTTCTCACACAAGCATTCAATTAGTTCGAACTTGTTTAGTATTGAATTGGGATCGAGATAAAAAAAGTTCTTCGATAGAAGAATCCCGTGCTTCTTTTGTTGAAGTAAATATAAATGGTCTGATTGGAGATTTTCTAAGAATTGATCCAACGAAATCGCGGATTTCCTATATCAGAAAAAGAAATGATCCATCCGGTTCAGAATGGATCTCGGATAATGAGTCAGATCAAATCAATATTAATCCATTTTTTCCTATTTCTTTCCAGAAAAAAATTCAACAATCACATATCCAAAATCATGAAACGATTCATGTGTTGTTGAACAGAAATACAGAATGCCAATCTTTGATAATTTTGTCATCATATGATTGTTTTGAAATAGGACCTTTTAGCAATGTAAAATACTACAACGAGCTGAAAATAAAAAAGAGAATAAAAAAAATAAAAAAGGATCTTCAAATTCCAATTAAGAATTCATTAGGTCCCGTAGGAATAGCACTTCAAGTTTCAAATTTTTA from Arachis hypogaea chloroplast, complete genome carries:
- the rpoC2 gene encoding RNA polymerase beta' subunit: MGERADLVFHNKVIGGTAIKRLISRLIDHFGMAYTSHILDQVKTLGFRQATVTSISLGVDDLLTIPSKGWLVQDAEQQSFILEKHHHYGNVHAVEKLRQSIEIWYATSEYLRQEMSPNFRMTDPLNPVHIMSFSGARGNASQVHQLVGMRGLMSDPQGQMIDLPIQSNLREGLSLTEYIISCYGARKGVVDTAVRTSDAGYLTRRLVEVVQHIVVRRVDCGTIRGISINTQNEIMPERILIQTLIGRVLADNIYIGSRCIAIRNQDIGIGLINRLINFQTQSISIRTPFTCRNTSWICRLCYGRSPTHGNLVELGEAVGIIAGQSIGEPGTQLTLRTFHTGGVFTGGTAEHVRAPSNGKIRFNQDLVYPTRTRHGHPAFLSYIDLYVTIESDDILHNVRIPPKSFLLVQNNQYVESEQVIAEIRAGTYTLNLKEKVRKYIYSNSQGEMHWSTDVYHASEFNGGNIHILPKTSHLWILSGKSCKWSDLSFSLFKDQDQMHTHSRSLGEKAISNSFLNNDFVENNLNLVRHKLFSSKPYAKSGFNSILYNSHFRHPIISPITSDLLAKRRRNRFIMPFPFQSIEDPDKQLTSSSDISIEIPVNGIFRRNSILAHFDDPQYRTQNSGIPKYKTIGTPPLFKKEDLIEYEGVKECKPKYQIKVERFFFIPEEVHLLSELSSIMVRNNSIIETNTPITFNIKSRVGGLVRMEKKKKKIELQIFSGDIHFPGEMDKVYRHSGILIQPERLKKDSKESKKIKNWISVQWITIIKKKYFVLVRPVILYEITNGINLVKLFPQDLFRERDNLELKALNYILYGNGKSIRKISHTSIQLVRTCLVLNWDRDKKSSSIEESRASFVEVNINGLIGDFLRIDPTKSRISYIRKRNDPSGSEWISDNESDQININPFFPISFQKKIQQSHIQNHETIHVLLNRNTECQSLIILSSYDCFEIGPFSNVKYYNELKIKKRIKKIKKDLQIPIKNSLGPVGIALQVSNFYSSRSDYELLKGKLNKNLKLDKLKKTCQALKIFLMDETEIIYKPDPCSNIKLNTFRLNWDFLHHDYDSKYCEKTITIISLGQFICENVCLSQTKNGLELKLKSGQVLIVKMDSILIRSANTYLATPGATVHGHFGEIFFEGDILVTFIYEKSRSGDITQGLPKVEQVLEVRSIDSISINLGKRVDAWNEHITKILGIPWGFFICTELTIVQSRISLVNKIQRVYRSQGVHIHNRHIEIIVRQITSKVLVSEDGMSNVFSPSELIGLFRAERAGRALEEVICYRALLLGITKTSLNTQSFISEASFQETTRVLAKAALRGRIDWLKGLKENVVLGGMIPVGTGFKKVTQPSKQRQLIKIAPKKKNLLEEKIKDILFHHREFVF